The genomic stretch CACAGCGGGATGCCTTCTCACAGGGCTTGGAAGCTTTGCCCACAAGCAATATTCGTTCATAGCAATTTCAAATTATATGGGGAGATCTCTAAACAAATACGGAATATTTTCTATACATGGACTGATCTGGTAGAGCCATTGAGTTTGGATGAAGCATATTTGGACGTAAGTACAAACAAAAAACAAGAGCCCGATGCATCCAATATTGCCAAACAGATAAAAGCAGAGGTGTACAATCAAACCAAACTTACATGTAGTGCTGGAGTTTCGTATAATAAATTCTTGGCCAAAATTGGTTCGGACTATCAAAAACCAGATGGACTAACTATTATCAGTCCAGAGAATGCTCAGGATATTCTCTTTACCTTGCCCATCGGCAAGTTTCATGGCATAGGCAAAGTAACTGCTGCCCGAATGCAGAAGATGGGCATCAAGAACGGAAAAGACCTCTATGAACAGGGTTTGCGCGAGCTAATTAAACACTTTGGCAAGGCGGGCTACTTTTATTATAACGTTGTGCGGGGCATCGATGAAAGAGATGTAATCAGTTATTGGGAGCCAAAATCCATAAGCTGCGAGAATACATTTATTGAAGATATTGGTGATTTGGATTCGCTTCTGCAACGCATCAGAAAGCTATCTGATAAGCTTGCAATACGCATGGATAGAAAGAATATACAGGGTACAAACTTGGTGATTAAGATTAAGTATGCAAATTTTGAAATGATTACCAGAAGCTGTCAATTACCGGAAGCGACAAACAATGCCGATACTTTATATACCTATGGAGAGCAGTTGTTTATTACTAATTGGGATGCCAAACGGAAGGTAAGGCTTTTGGGGCTTGGAGTGGGGAAATTGGATTGTGATACAGATTGTGAGCAAATTGAATTGAACTTGGAATAAGTATTATAGCCAAATCCATTTATTCAAAAGGTTTTTTATCTCTTCTGCGCTCTGGGTGTGATTTAATCTATCTCTTAGATCTTTACTGCCCGGCATGGCTTTGATATAGTGACACAATTGGGAGCGCATTTCCTTAACTACAATACGTTCTTCCTTGAATTTAAGTGCATACTCTAAGTGCTTGAAAGCCGTATTTAGCAGCTTATCTTTGGTGATGGGCATGTATTCGCCGGTGGCTAAAAATTCTTTTATCTGAGCAAACAACCAAGGGCGTCCTAAAGCTCCTCGACCAATCATCAGAGCATCGCAGTTCGTGTCATTCAGCATGTTTTTAGCGTCTTGAGGGCTGAAAATATCTCCATTTCCAATAACAGGGATCGAAAGAGCTTGCTTTAGTATGCGGATATGTTCCCAATTGCTTTTTCCCGAGAACATTTGTTTTTGGGTGCGAGGATGAAGACAAACGATATCTGCACCACTATCTTGCATGAGCAACCCAAACTCCAAGAAATTTATGCTGGAACTATCCCATCCACTACGAAATTTTACCGAAAGCGGAAGTTTGCTGGAGATGACTGTTTTTGTAGATTTTACAATGGCAGAAGCTAGAACGGGATCCTTCATCAATGCTGAGCCAGCCCCGCGTTTAACTACTTTCTTTACGGGACAACCCATATTGAGATCGATGAAATCTGGATTTAAGGGCAATACCGCTTCTGCGGCATGCGCAATAACATCGGGATCTGAACCAAAGATTTGCATGCCAAAGGGGCGTTCGAAATCTGCAAAAATGGTGTATTGGAGTGTCTTTTGTTTATCGCGAATAATTCCATCTGCACTAACCATTTCACTAAGCATGTAGTCTGCTCCCCACTCCTTGCACACGCTACGAAATGCCCTATCGGTATAACCGGCTAAAGGAGCAAGATATAAGGGAATATTAGTCAAGATGGTATTTGCTTTTAATAGCTGAGATATTTACTTCGTCAATCTGCTCTGGCTGCATAGCTTTTTGTGCAAATTCTAGATACAAGCCGCTATCTATGAAGAAATCTACCAGATCGGCGTCTAGGTGACCATCCTTAGTCATAAATGCAATTATCATAAGGGATTCGGAAAGAGTTTTTGCTTTTTTGTAGGGACGATCTGCCGAAGTAAGAGCTTCAAAAATATCGGCAACAGCAATCATGCGGGATTGCAAGGGAAGAGCTGATGAACCAAGTCCTCTGGGATAGCCTTTACCGTTAAGAGCTTCATGATGGGTTGATGCATAAAAGGCGACATTGCCGTATTTTTTGGGGAATGTTAGTTGCGAAAGCATTTCCCAAGTTACCGAAACATGGGCGCGCATGATTTTCATTTCTTCGCTGTTGAGAGTTCCTTTGCGGATGCTAAGATTCTTTTTATCGGATTCATCTAATAGGTAGAAGCGCTGATCCTCATAAGTAAAATCAATTGCTGCCAGAGATTCCATCCGTTCAATCTGCGCATCTGGGACAAATTCTCCCCCAATATTGAGCTTGGAGATAAACTCCAGCGCATCATCCAAAAAGATGATTGGGTCTTCATCTTTACAGCCCAGTTTCTCTTGGATAAAAGCTTGATACTCTGTAGGCGATAGTTTTAAACTAAGATACTTCATTAGTGTCTTGAGGTGATCCACTCTGGATTTTATCAGTGCAAAGCCATCCATGATGCGTTCCAGCTTGCAGCTTTTATCCATAACAAATTCGGGAGTAATTATTTTGCCGATATCATGCATCCACCCAGCCATCGAGATTTCTTTCAACTCGTCCTCATTAAAGAAAACACTGGCAAAAGGACCAGATGAAGTTGCATTGATACGTTCGGCAATCATATCTGTAATTGCAGCAACACGAGTAATGTGATCTGAGCTATATTTACTTTTGCGCTCAATAGCCGAAGCGATGGAACGCATGAATTGCATTAAGAGGTTTTCCAAGCTGGCTATAAGTTTCCGGTTTGAAAGTGCTATCGCTGCCTGTGATGATAACGATGAAAGCATTGTTTTATGCTCGTCTGTAAAGCTAATAATTTCTTTCTCGTCATTTAAGGGGTTGATAAATTGGATTACGCCTAATACTGTATCTTCATGATCTTTGAGAGGTATGGTAAGCATGGCTTTGCACCGGTAATGTGAATTCTGATCACTATGGATTGTACCGCTAATATCGTATCCTTCAGCATTATAGACATCATCAAAGCATAAACTCTTTTTATTATGATATACAGCCGAAACAATATAACTCATAACCGGGTTTCCCTCTTCATCGTAAAGGGGAACGGGTTTCCAACCGATAGGATCGTTTGATCCCCCCTGACGCATGTTCAAAGTAGCATTGTATACTAATTCAAACTCCAGAAAGCGATTGTCATCACTTACTCTGTAGATAGTAGCACCATCAGCTTTCGTAAAGGCAATACCCTCATTGAGGATCATCTCGAAGATTTTATCCAAATCTGTTTCGCTGGAAAGAGATTGGCCAATGCGAGTTAGCTGTTGGATATGTTTGATTTGGTCTTCTGCCATTTCGGCAATGCTTTGTACCACTAAGTTTAAAGTTTTATTCACGCGGTGATTTGTACTAAATGTATAATCCATATTTACCTCAGATGCGCT from Candidatus Cloacimonadota bacterium encodes the following:
- the dinB gene encoding DNA polymerase IV produces the protein MKKIIHIDMDAYFAAIEIRENPSLMGKCVIVGGPPNSRGVVSTCSYEARKYGVHSGMPSHRAWKLCPQAIFVHSNFKLYGEISKQIRNIFYTWTDLVEPLSLDEAYLDVSTNKKQEPDASNIAKQIKAEVYNQTKLTCSAGVSYNKFLAKIGSDYQKPDGLTIISPENAQDILFTLPIGKFHGIGKVTAARMQKMGIKNGKDLYEQGLRELIKHFGKAGYFYYNVVRGIDERDVISYWEPKSISCENTFIEDIGDLDSLLQRIRKLSDKLAIRMDRKNIQGTNLVIKIKYANFEMITRSCQLPEATNNADTLYTYGEQLFITNWDAKRKVRLLGLGVGKLDCDTDCEQIELNLE
- the dusB gene encoding tRNA dihydrouridine synthase DusB encodes the protein MTNIPLYLAPLAGYTDRAFRSVCKEWGADYMLSEMVSADGIIRDKQKTLQYTIFADFERPFGMQIFGSDPDVIAHAAEAVLPLNPDFIDLNMGCPVKKVVKRGAGSALMKDPVLASAIVKSTKTVISSKLPLSVKFRSGWDSSSINFLEFGLLMQDSGADIVCLHPRTQKQMFSGKSNWEHIRILKQALSIPVIGNGDIFSPQDAKNMLNDTNCDALMIGRGALGRPWLFAQIKEFLATGEYMPITKDKLLNTAFKHLEYALKFKEERIVVKEMRSQLCHYIKAMPGSKDLRDRLNHTQSAEEIKNLLNKWIWL
- a CDS encoding GAF domain-containing protein, with the protein product MDYTFSTNHRVNKTLNLVVQSIAEMAEDQIKHIQQLTRIGQSLSSETDLDKIFEMILNEGIAFTKADGATIYRVSDDNRFLEFELVYNATLNMRQGGSNDPIGWKPVPLYDEEGNPVMSYIVSAVYHNKKSLCFDDVYNAEGYDISGTIHSDQNSHYRCKAMLTIPLKDHEDTVLGVIQFINPLNDEKEIISFTDEHKTMLSSLSSQAAIALSNRKLIASLENLLMQFMRSIASAIERKSKYSSDHITRVAAITDMIAERINATSSGPFASVFFNEDELKEISMAGWMHDIGKIITPEFVMDKSCKLERIMDGFALIKSRVDHLKTLMKYLSLKLSPTEYQAFIQEKLGCKDEDPIIFLDDALEFISKLNIGGEFVPDAQIERMESLAAIDFTYEDQRFYLLDESDKKNLSIRKGTLNSEEMKIMRAHVSVTWEMLSQLTFPKKYGNVAFYASTHHEALNGKGYPRGLGSSALPLQSRMIAVADIFEALTSADRPYKKAKTLSESLMIIAFMTKDGHLDADLVDFFIDSGLYLEFAQKAMQPEQIDEVNISAIKSKYHLD